A segment of the Pseudonocardia sp. T1-2H genome:
GTGCACGGACGACTTCGTCAAGGTGTGCACGGTGAAGGGCCACGCGGTCCTCTCGCGGCGGCCGCTTTGCCCGAACCTCGCGCCAGTTACTACTCATCGCCCTCGCCCTCCATCCAGCGTTCGTATCGCTTCTCTGCGACCGGTACGGCTTCGTCGTACCAGTCCTGCCAGCGCCCGGACTTGTCTCCCGCTACCAACAGCACAGCCCGCCGGGCTGGATCGAAGATGAACAAGATCCGCACCTCCGACGTTCCTGCTGATCCGGACCGAAGCTCTTTCAGGTTGTGAAGCGGTGATCCCTTGATCTTGTCGACCAAGGGTCGTCCTAGCGTGGGTCCGTCCTGCTCCAGCTTGTCGATAGCGATCCGGGTCAGGAGCACCTCTGGCGGTGGGCCGGTCGAGCCGCACCGAGTTCCCGGCCCCCGGTTCAGGGCACGTAAACGCGACGCGCGCTGATCGCCGCACACGACGGCTCACCGCCGAAGGTGCTCCTGACCCGGCTCGCCGACCGCGAGCGCACTCTCATCGCGACGGCGTCCGCCGGCCGTGACGGGCTGACCGTTACCCGGGCCGACTGATGGTGTCGACGTCGGCTCACTGGCGCGCGAACACAGCCAGAGCACGCCCGAGCTCGTCCTGCGCCGGCGTGTCCGCCGCCGATTGTCGCGCTGACCTGCCCCGACGAGGAACGGCCCACGGTTCGGGAAGCCAGCGTCTCCGAGGCACGGTAGAGCCGGATGGTGGTGCTCACGTCTGTCGGGGCACGAGGGTCCCCATCCTCTCGATCGTGGTCAACATCCGGTCGAGCAGATTCGCGGCGGCGCAGCGGCGCGCCGGCCGCCGGGACCAGACAGGACGGCCCGGCGTTGGTCTCGGTCTCGGTCAGGTTGGCGAGCGCGGGGAAGCTCGGCTGGTGATTCCCGCGAACGGATCGCGCATCTCGGTCGCTTCCCGCCGATCGTGTTCCGCGGAGGCTCGATCACCGTCGAAGCAGTCCGGCGACGGGTGCAGCGGCTCAGATCCCGAGCATCGTCGTGGCGTTCTCCTGTCACGGCGGCGGCAACCATCCAGCTCTTACAGCCCGAGCTGGGTGGCCGCGTTGTCCTGCCAGGCCGTCTCGAGCCGCACGTAGGCCCCCAGCGTGGCCAGCGACCGGTGTCGGGTCTGGTGGGCGATGGCGCGGTCCGACGCGCCGCGCAGGTGGGCGTAGGTGACGAACCCGGCGCGCAACGAGTGCGCGGAGAACGGGCCGCCGGGCAGCCCGGCCCGCGCGACGGCCGCCTGGACCAGGTCGTTGATCGACTCGGGGTGCAGGGCGCGGCCCAGCACCCGGTTGCCCCGGCTGATCTTGCGGAACACCGGCCCGTCGGCGATGCCGGCGGCGTCCAGCCAGGTCTGCACCGCGGTGACCGGGCAGTGCGCCCGGCGCCCGGCGCGGGGGAGCACGACGAGCTCGTGCTCCTCGCCGCGCTGGTTCGTCTTCGACCGCGGCAGGGTGAGGACCAGCCCGCGGTCGTGCGCGCTGATCTCCTCGACCCGCAGGGCCGCGAGCTCGGAGCGGCGCAGCGCGGCGAAGAACCCGACCAGCAGCAGCGCCCGGTCCCGGAGGCCGGCCAGATCGGGTTCGGGCGGGCGGGTCTTCCAGACCTTGGTCTGCGGGCAGTGGTCGAGCACGTCGAACAGCGCCGGCGGCATCAGCGGGGCGGCCTGGTCGGGCGGGGCGCCGTGGGTGCGGCGGATGCCCTCCCAGACCGCGACCACCCGGGCGCCGGTGGTCGGGTCCGGCAGGTCGCGCAGCTGGTGGGCGAACCGGATCGAGGACAGCCGACGGCTCATCGTGCCGACCTTCGCCCCGGCCCGGGCCAGCTCGGTCAGGTAGGCCGAGATGGTGTCGGCGGCCGCGGGCAGCGGATCGCGGGGCAGCCGGGCGCACCAGGCGGTGAACTCGGCCCAGTCGCTGCGGTAGCCGCGCAGGGTGTTCGGGGCGCGGGCGGCCTCGACGTAGGCGGCCTCGTCCTCGGAAAGCGGGAGCTCCGTGGCAAGCTCGAGCGGGTCGGCGTGGAGGCCTGGGACAGGCGGGCCGCCGCTCGGCTCGATGGTCATGCCGATTCCTCGGAGGCCTGGCGGGCGAGAAGCCGGTCGGTGAGCTCAATCGTGGCCAGGTACCACCAGAACACCCAGTCGTGGAACGCCGGGTCGTAGTCGGTGTGCTGCTTCTCGTTGCTGTGCCGTAGATCGAACCTGTTCGCGATGAGAAAGAGAGCATCCTCGTCTGCGCTGAACAACCCAGCCTTCAGCAGGCCCTTCCGCTTCTCCAGGATCCGGTGCAGCGCGACGACTGCTGAGCGCTTGTCGTGTGTTGTCGCCTCGCGCCGTCGGAACAGCGAGATCGCGTGTTGGACCTCATCAGCGGCTTCGGGGTCGGGGGAGGCCAGGGCCCGCTCGATGAGCTCGCTGCGTGCCTCGTCGGTGACCCGCACCAGCCGGCCCTCGTCCTCGCCGGTGTCGGCGAGCCGCAGGTCGTCTCTGCAGTCGGCCAGGACCCGGTTGACCAGCACGCGGTACACGCGACGACCCGCATCGACGTCGAAGTCCTCGAAGTGCGGGCCACAGACCTCGGGCTCGTGCAGCCAGCGCCGCCGCGGCCGGGCCACGAGGTCGTGGAGGACTTCGACCAGGCCGTAGAACGTGTCCGGATCAAGCGTCTCGGGACGCACCGGCCAGAGCTTCCGGCCGGGCGGCCCGGGGTTGTTCAGGCGTTCCATCAGCTCGGCGTCGAGGTCAGGCTGCTTCGAGGGGCCCTTCTCGACGCACGGCGTACTGAAATCCCGGGCCAGGTAGCCCAAGTCGTCGAGCCGCCAGACAAGGAACGCGAAGTGGAACGGCGCATCCACCGGCGTGAGCGGGGGCTCGATGAGGGCTCCGGGTTGCCGCGCGGGCCAGTAGGGCCGGGGCTCGACGTGCTCGCGGAGCTCGTCGAGGTGCAGGAGGAGCTCGTCGACCCAGCGGCGCCCCGCCCACTGCTCGCCCTGGGCCATGTCGACCTCGAAGACGTGGTGGAAGTCGCCGGCGGGGATCTGCGTGTGGAAGGCCTCCTCCAGCAGTCCGTAGACGTCCGAGGGCGCCCAACCGCGGAAGGGATGTTCGTAGAGCGCGAGCAGCTCGTCGCGGACGAGCTCGCGGGGCCAGTCCAGCGCGTAGTCGACGGAGGTCCAGATCGAGGGCGGCACGCGGGCGCACGCTACCGGCTATTACCCGGGATTCCGTGCATTATCCCGGGTAATACGAGTCGGTGAACGGATCTCGGTCCAGCCTCGGTGCCGGCTCGGTCAGTGGCCGAGCAGGGTGGCTAGCGCCGCCGCGGTGGTGCCGCACGACAGGTAGCCGGTGACCTTGTGAAAGTTGAACACGCCGACCGGAGTGGTCAGGTCGGCGTCGATGCCGGTGAAGTACCCGGCGGCCAGGCCGCACGGGACCGCGATCACATCGCCCGGGTCGGCGATGTTGATCCACCGCTGGACTCCCGGCGGGCGCTGCCCGCGTCCCCTGGTGGGGCCAGGTTGGAGCCGGTCGAAGATGACGTTCGGCATGCCCAGTGGCGACCCAAAGGTGACCAGCAGCTAGATGTGGTGACCCACCAGGTTGTTGACCGGCCCTAGCTTGGGGAGTCGGGTGATGGGTGGGTGGCCGCCGATGGCGGAGTGGGCTCGTTGAGTGTTGTAGGCGTGGACCCAGCTGTCGAGCGCGGCGAGCCGTTCGGTGTTGGACAGCCACGCCTGGGCGTAGGCGAACTCGTCGAGCAGGGTCCGGTTGAACCGCTCGGCCCTCCCGTTCGTCCAGGGACAGTGCGGGCGGGTGAACCGGCGTCGGATCTGGAGTTCGGCGCAGGCCCCGGTCCACTGCCTCCCGACGCGGTAGACCCTGGCGTTGTCGGTCAGGACACGGCGGACGGTGACCCCGTGGCGGGCGAACCAGGCCGTTGCCCGGCGCAGGAACCCGGCGCAGTTGGGGTCACGCTCATCGGGGAGTGCTTCGAGGTAGGCCAGCCGGGAATGGTCGTCGACCGCGACATGGAGGAAGTCGTAGCCGTTGCCACGCCCACGAACCGCTTCGCTGCGTCCGTGTAGCCGCCAGCCGCCGCCCTCGGGGACTCGTCCGAGCTTCTTCACATCGACATGGAGCAGGTCGCCGGGTCGGGGGTGCTCGTAGCGGCGGGGGGAGTGTTGGCGGCGCACCGGGGCGCCGGTGATCGGGTCGATCGCGCGCAGCGGCAGGACCTGGTTGCGGCGCAGGATCCGTCCAACGGTCGAGGCCACCAGCCCGAGCCGGCGGGCCAGGAACACCGGGCCCCGACGAGCGGTGGCCCGCAAGGCCAGGACCCGTGCTTCGATCTCGGCCGGGATCCGGGCAGGGCTGCGGTGTGGGCGGGAGGAACGGTCGAGTAGCCCGGCCCAGCCCTCGGTCTGGTAGCGGCGGATCCACTTGTAGACGGTGGCCCGGGAGATCCCGAGCTGTTCAGCGATCCGAGCCGCCGGCCACCCCGCCCGCCAGCGAGTCACGATCAGCCGGCGGGCATAGACCGTCGTGCGGGCATTAGCGTGTGCCACCGAGGACCTCCGGTGTTCGAGGCGGATGCGTCAGACACACCCACTTCGCCCGGAGGTCCTCCCTCAGATCAACCCGACACGCCCTGCGGCCCGTCAACAACGTCCCGGGTCACCACAGCTAGACCTCAAGATCGGCCCGCGCCCACAAGGTCTCGTAGGCGACCACCGAGCCCAGAGAGTGCGCGAGCACCACCCGCGGCCGCTCGCGCCCGATCGTGTCGGCGACGGTGTCGCGCACGGCGGCCCGTCGGTCTGGGTCGGTGAGATAGCGGTTGACCTCTCGACAGGAGGTGGCGACTAGTAGCCGCACCAGCGCATGATCGAGCCCGAACTCCTTCGCGATCCAGTTCGCCGCCGCCCGGGCTGGTTGGGTCAGCCGCCCCTGCGCCACCTCGGTCGGGGCACCGAGCGCGTGGGCCCACCCGAGCAGGAGCTGCTGCTCGGGATCGGTCAGCTGCGCCGGGTCGCCGACACCTTGCGCGGTATCGCCGGCGAGGTGGTGGGCGTAGTAGGCCACCACCGCCTCGACCTGCGAACCGGTGCCGAGACCCTGACGGACCGCCGGTGTCCACCGGCGGCCCAGGATCGCGGCTGCGTCGTCGGGGGTTCGGCCGGCCTGACAGTTCCCGATCCCGTGGATCCCCACCACACGGACCGTCACCGCGGCTCCTTCTCGGTCCGCTCAAGGATCACGATGTCCCAGCCGATCCCGGCCACGATCACCTCTCCCGCGCCCACTGCAAGCGCCTGGCAGCTCCCCGGCAGATCCACGCGGTCGATCTCCCCCGCCCGGACAGGTCCCAGATCCGCACCCTGCCGCCGACGCCGCCGGTGACGGCGATCGGGCGCCCGTCGAGCGTCGTGCAGGCCACCGCCGTCACGCCGCCGCGGTGGGCGGTGAGCGGGTTGCCGATCGGGGTGCCGGTGGTGAGGTCCCAGATCCGCACCGTGCTGTCGCCGCCGACGCCGACGCCGCCGGTGACGGCGATCGGGCGCCCGTCCAACGTCGTGCAGGCCACCGCCGTCACGGCGGCGGTGTGGCCGGTGAGAGTCGCGCGGAGGGCGGTGTTGACTTGGCTACCGGTAGCCCAGCGTGGCCGCCACCAAGGAGGCGGTGGCACGGCGGAGATGCTCTCACTAAGGCGCGGTACGCCGTAGCGCGCCGCGTCGATGGCCAGGATGTCGCGCCGTTGCCGGGTAGTCCGGGTGGCGTGCCGGTCGGCCGAGGCCCGGTAGGTGGCGGCGGCCAGTCGGGCGTTCGGGTCGATGGCGTGGTCGAGGGCAGGGGTGAGCGTGGCCGGGTCGGCGTGGACGAGGAACCCGGGATCGGTGAGGAGTTCATCGACGCGGTGCGCGTCGGTGGCGTGCTGGATGAGGTGGTGCACCCGCCCGGACTCGCCGTGGCGCCGGGCGCTGCTCCCAGCGGCGGCCACGGGGCTCGATCGGAACGGTGCTCAGGAGGCCGTCGAGGTTTCGGTCGGCGCCGGTGTCGGGGTCAGTGGCACCGATTCGGGGGTCGGTGCGAAGGTGGTCGGCCAGGCCTTGGTGGAACAGCCGGTACAGCGCGGCGCCGTCGGTGTCGGCGGTGGTGCGCAGGTAGAACGACAGCGCCGCGAGCTCGTCGGCAACCTCGTTAACATTCGGCGGCTCCGGGCGCCCCGTGACCGCTGCCAGCACCGCGGGGAGCACCGCGCGTGCGATGCCCGCCCCGCGTGCGGCCGGGCCCCCGCGCCGCGACGTAGATCTTCGCGAAGACCTGGTGGAGCAGGTGATACTGCCGGACGAACTCCGAACGATCCAACGTCGTCTCCACCACGGCGTGCTGCAGGTCGTAGAGGTCCCAGCGTGGGCGGCCGTTGGGCTGCAGCTCGACCACCTGCTCCAGGTGGGCGCCCCACTCCGTCCCGGGGATCGGGGTCAGGATCGTGAAGGTCGGATAGTCGACGTCGTTGTCCCGGATGAAGGCTACGACGTCGGCGAACTGGCGGTGGGTGTAGCTGGGCTTGATGATAAAGTTGGACATGGTCGCGATGCCGAGCTCGCGGGCGGTGGCGAGGGCCTGCACGATTTGGCCCCGGCGCTGGCGCTTGTGGTACTCGGCCAGCTCGTCGTCGAAGATCGACTCGATGCCGAAGAAGACGCGCCGCAGGCCGAGGTCGTGCCAGCGCTCCATCAGCGTCCTGTCCCGCAGGAACGAGTCGATCCGGCAGTAGCTGAAGTACTCCTTCTGCAGGCCTGCCGCGGCGATCCGGTCGGCAAGGGCGTGCATGCGCCGCACATTGACGAAGGGCTCGTCGTCGACGAGGAACACATCGGACTCGGGGATCGCGGCGATCTCGGCCACGACATCGTCGACGTCCCGGACCATGTACTTGCCGTCCATGATCTTCCAGAGGGAGCAGAACGAGCACCGGAACGGGCACCCGACCGTGGTCCGGACCAGCGCGATCGGCTGCATCCAGTCGATGAAGTACCGGTGCCGGTCACCCCGCGTCAGCTCGCGGTCGGGCCAGGGCATCCGCGTGAGGTCGACGGCCGCCGGCGGCCCGCCCGACACGAACTGCCGGTCCCGCAGGCGGCTCCACAGCCCAGGGATGCCGGTGCCCGAGCCGCCGCTCCCGATCTGTTCGAGCAGCGCGCCGAACGGTGCGGTGCCCTCCCCCACCACGACGTGGTCCACCGGCGGCTCGAAGAAGTCGTCAGGGAGCAGCGTCGCGTGGTGGCCGCCGACGACGGTGCGACACGCCGGGAGGACGCGCTTGACCAGAGCGCAGATCTCCAGGTTGCGCAGGACGTGCATCGAGTAGCCGGTCACGCCCGCGACGTCGGGTCGCCATGCCGCGAGCACGCCCTCCAGGTCGTCGGGGTGCAGCCGCAGGTCGAGGATCCGCACCTCGTGCCCGGCCAGCCGCGCGGTCGCACCGACGTACTCGAGGGCGAGCGGCTCGGCGATCGCACCCAGGTCACCCCACCCGATCAGCTCCCAGGCCACGTTCGGGTAGATCAGCAGCACCCGCATCGCCGGCTCCTCATCCGTCGGTCCCCAGGCTCACCGGATCCTTCGCACTCACCGGAGGGTCACCGTCAACGTCCACGACCGGAACACCCCGAGGCTCAACCGGAACCGGTCGGCGACCCTCAGCCGCCACCGTCCGCGGATCGGCTGGCCGGTCAGGCCCAGCAGGCCGGGCGCCGACGCCGCGTCGTACACCATGACGAGGTCCGTGCCCGGGTCGGGATCCGCGGTACGCAGGACGACGTTCGTGCCTGCTGGGCTCGTTACCGTGACCTCGAGGTCGCCGCGGAACTCGTGCGCGACGTCGACCGCCACCTCGACCGTCCCGACCACGCCGTCGACGTCGAATGACACCTCGCTGGAGATCCCGACCGGATCCTTGTCCGGGATGGCCCGCCGGGGCCGGGCCGTCGCGCTGTGCCGCGTGGGAGTAACGACGGGGATCCCGGGCGTCGAGAAGTCCTCGACGAGACCGTCGAGGCGGGCCCCGTCGCTCGACGCCCCCGGCCCCATCCCGAACCGGGCGAAGGCCGTCCACAGCGCGGTCCGCGCCGCGGCGTGCGCGACGGCGGTGAGTTTTCCGCTGGCACGCATGCCCTCGAGCGCGCGCAGCATCGCGTCGCGCGCGTCGAGGAAGCTCGGGTTGGCCGGGGCGAGCTTGAGCGAGTCGACCACGACCTGCAGCGCCAGCGGCGTGCCGGTTCCGCGGGCGAACTCCATCAGGGTCGCACACCACAGCTCGCCGATCTGGTGCTTGGTGGCGAACTCGGGCGTCCCGAGGTCGCCGAAGCTGCCGGGGTAGTCGGCGTCGTAGCGGTGGCGGCGGATCCCGTCCGGATTGTCCACCACCCACGCACCGATGACCGGCTCCTCCGTGATGCTGCAGGCGAAGAAGTCGCTCCAGCCCTCGCTCATCCCAGCGCTCTGCGCTGCGGTGAGCGACAGGGTGTTGATCGGCCCGCCGACGAGGCGGCTGGTCACCCCGTGGGTGTACTCGTGGAACACGACGGTCGCGTCGAGCGCGGTGTGCCGGCCGGTCGCCTCGACGATCCCCACATTGAGGCGAGGCCGCGCCCCGTCCTTCGGGGTCGTCATGTTCGCGGTGGCCGCGACGGTGCCCGGGAACACCGTCGCCACGACCGAATCGCTCGCCACCCCGCCACGGCTGAGCGTGTCGGCCTGGAAGTTCCCGTCGGCCTCCCGGAACCCGAGCAGGTAGAACAGGTCGTGCAGGAGGCAGCAATAGTAGAAGAGGTTGACGACCCGTTGCGGGCCGGCGTCCGCGCCGCTGAACTCGACCTGCCCCCCACGACGGTGCCGCTCACCGGCTCGCCACCCTGCGTGTCGACCGCGGACACGCTGTTGCCCACCGTCTGCAGGCCGACGAGCCAGTCGTCGGGGAAACCGGCCGGGAGCGCGGTCGCGGTCTGCACCGGGTACTCCCCCAGTGGTCGCGGGAACTGCACGGTGGTCCGCTGTTCGGCGCCGTTCTGCAGGAAGACCTCCCCGCGCCCGGCTATGCCCTGCGTGATCGAGGTCGCGTAGAGGATGGCGCCGTCGACGCCGTCGACGATGACCACGACGGACCGCACTGGCTCGGGGAGGTGCAGCTCCATCAGCCAGCCGAGGCGCAGGCCGCCCCGGACCGGCAACCACACCAGGTGGCACGCGATGCCCCTACCGGCGAACGGCCCCGGCTCAACGACCGTCGGTCGGGCCGGCAGGTCGGGAAAGGCGGCGATGACGTTCACCGGTACGACGGCGAGTTCGGGGAGGGTCCCGGTGCTCTGGCCGAAGGCATCGATCTCGGGCTCCCGGTTCTCGGGCTCGTTCAGGAATCCGACGGCGCGGGAGACGGCGTCACCTGCGTCGACCGGAAGGGAGCCCGGGTCAACGCGGCCGACCTCGACGGTCGACCCGATGCTCTCCTGAAGTGCACCGTCGGGCCCGAACAGGACCGTGGTGTCGGCCTGGAACAGCGGGATCCCGCGGTGGACCTGCTGGGCGTGCACCGCGACCGCGCCCGAGCTGGCCGTCTGGACGTTTGGGTCGGTCACGAACTCGATCTGTTCTCCCTCTCTGAGCCCCGACGACGGCCGCGTCTCCTGCAGGTGCAGGAGGGCTCGGCCGAGGAAGGTGCCCGGCCGCACCTCCAGCCCGGAGGCGGCGGCTGCCGACGTCTGGACGTACCGATCGAGGTCGCGGGTGTCGACGTCTTTCATGTCTGAGCCACCTCCCACGGCGCCCCGCCGAGCGCCGTGCTCTCTAGGAGCCGCCGGCCCTCGTGGTCGTCGAGCGTCAGGTCGAGGACACCGGCGGCCTCGAGCCGGCGCACCGTGCGCACGGTCGCGTCCGGGTCGACGCCCAGCCTCTCTAGGAGGTCCGCCATCCGGGGGACGGTCGCCTCCGTGGCGATGTGCAGAACCTCCTGCTCGTCGGGACGGAGCAGGCGAGGTCGCCGGTAGCGGTGGAAGCGGACGCGGTCGTCCCCCGGCGCAGGGCGGCCGACCGCTGCGGAGACCGTCACCCGGAGTCGGAGCAGCGCCGCGCCGGCCTCGACGGGGTCGATCCGGTGCTCGCGCCCGGCGATGACGAGCCGTCGGACACCCAGTCGCAGGGCGCTCTCCACCGCATGCGTCGGTCGGCACGGTAAGCCGCGGCGAAGCCGGTCGTCGACCAGCACCGCCGGGGACCGGCACCAGTCCGGCAGCGGTCGCTGCGTAGCGAGTACGTCGATCACGGCCTGACGCAGGTCGGTACGGCAGTCGTCGCGCTCCGGCGGCGTGACGGTGCGGGCCGCGGCCAGGACGACCGCCCAGTGCGCCTCGACGACCAGGGCGGCGTCCGGGTCGACCGGTGTGTCCGGCGCGAGCCAGGCGATGCCGGCGGGCCGGCCGGACGCGGGCACTGCCCAGCCGCACCCGCGCAGCCGGGCGAGCAGCGCGTCGGTCACCCGCCGCGGATCCGGGGTGCCGCGCAGGTTCACGGTCCCGTCGACCGCCGCGGCGACCCGCGCGCCCACGGCCTCCGGATGATCGATCGCGGCCCACAGCAAGGCCGCGCGCAGCCACGACCACGCCGCCCTCCCGGGCGCCCCTTCCAGCGCGTCGAGGTGTGCCGCGCACAGCTCGGCGTGCAGCAGGTCGAACTGGCTCCCGACGCGATGGGTCGTCGCGAACGCCGCGGCGTAGTGGGCCCGGGCGGCACCGGCCTTCCCGCGCCGCCGGTGCAGGCGGGCGAGGTTCATCTCGTTGACGTAGCGCAGCCGCTGGTCGGGCTCCGCCGACGAGCGCAGCGCCGCCGCGATTTCGTCCTCGAGGGCGAGGGCAGCGGGAAGGTCACCGTTGCGCAGCGCGGCCAGCGCGGTGATGTTCATCAGGTAGAGGAACTCGCGGCGCTGCCGCCAGCCGGCAAGGGAGTCGGCGGCCGCGGTGAACTCGGCGAGTGCCTTCTGCGGTTCCCCGGACATCACCAGCCCCCATCCGCGGCTCTGCTGCAGGAAGCCCCGCAGCTCGGCCGGTGCGGACGCCGGTGCCGGTACGGCCGCCGCGGCGACGTCGAACCGCCGCAGCGCGATCGCGAGCCCGCACAGCTGGGCTTCGCACACGGCGCGCGCATGCGGGGTGCGGGCGCACCGCACGGCGTGGCCGAGCAGGTCGAACGCCGCCTCCTCGTGGTGGTGCGCGAGCTCGGCCCACGCCTGCCGGCACAGGAGGGCGAGGTCGATGAAGTGGGCGTTCCCATAGCGCTGTGCGTAGGCGCACAGGCCGGACAGGCCGCGGGTCCGGGCTGCGAGGCGGTCGAAGTCCAGCGGGCCGGCCGCGGCCGCCGTACACCGCAGCGCGGGCGGCACCACGAACAGCCCAGAGGGGGTCGGGAGCAGGGCCGCTACAGCGGGGTCGTCGGCGAAGGCGCCCTGCAGCGCAGGATCGACCAACCCCGGGACCAGCGCGAGCGTCGTCCGCGCGGCCGAGCCCGGATCGGGACGCCCGAGGTTGCCCGCCGCCGTGAGTGCCTCGGCATCCGCGACGACCAGGGTCAGGTCGGGCTCGATCCGGCGGCGCAGCCCGGCCAGGAACGCGCGGTCGTAGCGGCTCGGCGCCTCCGGTGAGACCGGCAGGACGGCCAGGCAGCCGCCGACCCCCCTGCGGCGCAACCGCTCGCCCACGATGTCCGCGGCCGTGATCGCGTCGATCACCAATAGGTCGCCGAGGGACTCCCGATCAACCGCGTGCCCGATGAAATCCGCGTACTCAACGGCGCGCAGCGACCAGTCGACGTCGGTCGCGGCGGCATCGGCGATGCCCAGGTCGATGCCGGACCCGAGGGCGGCATCGACCTGGGCGGCGAGCTGCGCCGCCGCGCTGCGGCCCCCCCAGGCACCCAGGCTGAGGTCGGCGACGACCCACACGCCCGACTCCAGGCCGCGAGCGTCCAGCCCCGCCGGCAGCACGGTCATCTGTCCGGATCACCGCCTAGTGCGGTGAGGTAGACCGTGGAGTGGTTCAGACCGTCCAGGTCGAGGTAAGCGTCGACGTCACGGTCGAAGTAGCCGCCGACGTTGACAGCTGCGAAGCCGAGCGCCGCTGCGATGAGGTCGATGTTCTGCCCGACATGCCCGGCCTCCAGCAGGACGAACCGGTAGCCCCGGTCCCCGTACTTGAAGGTGGAGCGGTAGAAGATCGCGGTGATGAAGATCGTCGCCGCTGCCGCGCGGGCGATGCCGGGCTGGACGAGCGCCGATTCGAAAGCCGGTGCGGGTTCCTCGCGCAGGAGCCGGAGAACGTGCCGCACCGGCTCGTAGTGGAACAGGCCGGCGGGGAGCCCGACGACGGCGGCGGCGTGGACGTACATCTCGAGCGGGTAGAGCGCACCGCCCGACGGGACGCTGCGGAAGGCGCGGGGGAACGGACCGTCGGGTTGCTGTTCCCGGACGCCGTAGGCGTAGTGGAGAACCGTCGAGAGGTCGCCGAGGGGTATCGCGCAGGAGGTCAGTTTCCGGCCCGTGGCTCGGCGGTCAAGCGCGGTCTGGAGGTCGACGGTGCGCAGCCCGGTCCGTCGGGGCAGCTCGAACAGGGGGTGGCCGCGGTAGGACAGCGACTCGTGCAGGCGCTGCATCTGGTCGACGACGACCTGGTCCGGGGGAACCCCGCGGTGGCGGCTGGTCTTGGAGTTCTCGTGGAAGATCTCCCACGCGACGTCGTCCGACGGCGGTGCCGTTGTGCGGGGGGCCGGGATCCTGCTCACCTCGGGCTCCTCACGGGAAGGGGTGGGGCGCGGGGTTGTCCTCGGCGACGATGCCCGGGTGGCCGAGGCGCTGCGGCACCTCCCACAGCCGCGACCCGCCCAGCGCGCGGTAGCGGTGCCCCATGTAGAGCGGATGCAGGCCGGGCACGATCGCCCGCACGACGGTGAAGCCGGCGGATGCCACGTCCGGTGTGGTCAGATCAAGCAGCAGGACGTCGTGTCCTGCCGCCGCGAGCTGCCCTACGATGTGGCGGAAGCGCTCGCCGTCGTCACGGCCGGGGACCTCGCGCCGCAGGTCCGCCGGCCCGCCGCCGGAGAGGAAGTCGGCCCGATCGGCGTTGCGGTGATCGCACCAGAAGTTGAGGTGGTCGAGCTGGTCGACCACGTTG
Coding sequences within it:
- a CDS encoding SagB family peptide dehydrogenase, which translates into the protein MSRIPAPRTTAPPSDDVAWEIFHENSKTSRHRGVPPDQVVVDQMQRLHESLSYRGHPLFELPRRTGLRTVDLQTALDRRATGRKLTSCAIPLGDLSTVLHYAYGVREQQPDGPFPRAFRSVPSGGALYPLEMYVHAAAVVGLPAGLFHYEPVRHVLRLLREEPAPAFESALVQPGIARAAAATIFITAIFYRSTFKYGDRGYRFVLLEAGHVGQNIDLIAAALGFAAVNVGGYFDRDVDAYLDLDGLNHSTVYLTALGGDPDR
- a CDS encoding MarR family transcriptional regulator: MTVLPAGLDARGLESGVWVVADLSLGAWGGRSAAAQLAAQVDAALGSGIDLGIADAAATDVDWSLRAVEYADFIGHAVDRESLGDLLVIDAITAADIVGERLRRRGVGGCLAVLPVSPEAPSRYDRAFLAGLRRRIEPDLTLVVADAEALTAAGNLGRPDPGSAARTTLALVPGLVDPALQGAFADDPAVAALLPTPSGLFVVPPALRCTAAAAGPLDFDRLAARTRGLSGLCAYAQRYGNAHFIDLALLCRQAWAELAHHHEEAAFDLLGHAVRCARTPHARAVCEAQLCGLAIALRRFDVAAAAVPAPASAPAELRGFLQQSRGWGLVMSGEPQKALAEFTAAADSLAGWRQRREFLYLMNITALAALRNGDLPAALALEDEIAAALRSSAEPDQRLRYVNEMNLARLHRRRGKAGAARAHYAAAFATTHRVGSQFDLLHAELCAAHLDALEGAPGRAAWSWLRAALLWAAIDHPEAVGARVAAAVDGTVNLRGTPDPRRVTDALLARLRGCGWAVPASGRPAGIAWLAPDTPVDPDAALVVEAHWAVVLAAARTVTPPERDDCRTDLRQAVIDVLATQRPLPDWCRSPAVLVDDRLRRGLPCRPTHAVESALRLGVRRLVIAGREHRIDPVEAGAALLRLRVTVSAAVGRPAPGDDRVRFHRYRRPRLLRPDEQEVLHIATEATVPRMADLLERLGVDPDATVRTVRRLEAAGVLDLTLDDHEGRRLLESTALGGAPWEVAQT